In a single window of the Drosophila subpulchrella strain 33 F10 #4 breed RU33 chromosome X, RU_Dsub_v1.1 Primary Assembly, whole genome shotgun sequence genome:
- the LOC119557277 gene encoding uncharacterized protein LOC119557277: MEERVSSEESCPEKQAAICPVADCQAVVKHTHLLRHMISEHLDPRARTLPFQLRLREVTSGQRTLLMLTYRQLIVDHDQCLAVLNWCADSPFDLMEPQLDLPPCHQGLTYHLPVLVMVCRTTWKALLKQDDETVTQNSRDLTSEWGTVYLLWLVSPYTRRAIYANLAVLNSQLQGIVRRNRRRIQNFASRMPISRFINGLDPFFVSLNEDQLDELCDGDGDHSSVFLEVTIEGEGQ, encoded by the coding sequence ATGGAAGAAAGGGTTTCATCTGAGGAGTCCTGTCCCGAAAAGCAGGCCGCCATCTGTCCCGTGGCCGATTGCCAGGCTGTGGTGAAGCACACCCACTTGCTGCGCCACATGATCAGCGAGCACCTGGACCCGCGGGCGCGAACTTTGCCCTTTCAACTGCGCCTGCGCGAAGTGACCAGTGGCCAGCGCACCCTGCTGATGCTCACCTATCGCCAGCTGATCGTCGATCATGACCAATGTCTGGCCGTGCTAAACTGGTGTGCCGATTCGCCCTTTGACCTGATGGAACCGCAGTTGGATCTGCCGCCCTGCCATCAAGGTTTGACCTACCACCTGCCCGTTCTGGTGATGGTTTGCCGCACCACCTGGAAGGCTCTGCTGAAGCAGGACGACGAAACGGTTACCCAGAACTCCAGAGACCTTACCTCAGAATGGGGCACTGTCTATCTGCTCTGGCTCGTCTCACCCTACACCCGACGAGCAATCTATGCAAATCTGGCTGTTTTGAACAGCCAGCTGCAGGGCATCGTGCGAAGGAATCGCCGAAGGATCCAGAACTTTGCCAGCCGAATGCCCATCAGCCGGTTCATCAACGGACTGGATCCGTTCTTCGTCAGCCTCAACGAGGATCAACTGGACGAGCTGTGCGATGGAGACGGCGATCACTCATCCGTCTTCCTGGAGGTCACCATCGAGGGGGAGGGACAGTAA